A genomic window from Methanobrevibacter sp. TLL-48-HuF1 includes:
- a CDS encoding NAD+ synthase: MNELPKLDTKTTKESIIKFIQDKVSEANAKGLVVGLSGGIDSTLTAYLATEAVGKENVFGIVMPSTTTPTEDKIHGTDIAKILGIDYKEMAIDSILNEFLSVTQYKTENEQLAIGNLKARIRMSIIYYYANSKGYLVSGTGNKSEILIGYFTKHGDGACDIEPIGDLYKTDVFELAKYIGVPEEIINKPPRAGLWNNQTDEDEIGMTYENLDKILYQYKDKETSKEEIAKNLDISIDEIDMIINKVKRNAHKSKVPESPEKTVMVI; the protein is encoded by the coding sequence ATGAACGAGCTTCCAAAATTAGATACTAAAACAACAAAAGAAAGCATAATCAAATTCATTCAAGACAAAGTATCTGAAGCTAATGCAAAAGGACTTGTTGTTGGATTAAGTGGTGGAATAGATTCAACATTAACTGCATACTTAGCTACAGAAGCTGTTGGTAAAGAAAATGTATTTGGAATTGTTATGCCATCTACAACCACCCCAACAGAAGATAAAATTCATGGAACAGACATTGCTAAAATATTAGGTATTGATTATAAGGAAATGGCTATTGACAGTATTTTAAACGAATTTTTATCTGTTACACAATATAAAACAGAAAACGAACAGTTAGCTATTGGAAACCTTAAAGCCAGAATCAGAATGTCTATCATATATTATTATGCAAATTCAAAAGGTTACCTTGTAAGCGGAACCGGAAATAAAAGTGAAATACTAATTGGATACTTTACAAAACACGGAGACGGAGCCTGTGATATTGAACCAATTGGAGATTTATACAAAACTGATGTATTTGAATTAGCTAAATATATAGGAGTTCCTGAAGAAATAATCAATAAACCTCCCCGCGCAGGTTTATGGAACAATCAGACTGATGAAGATGAAATAGGAATGACCTATGAAAACTTAGATAAAATTCTTTACCAGTACAAAGATAAAGAAACTTCAAAAGAAGAAATAGCTAAAAACTTAGATATTTCAATTGATGAAATTGATATGATTATAAATAAAGTAAAAAGGAACGCACATAAAAGCAAAGTTCCTGAAAGCCCTGAAAAGACTGTAATGGTGATTTAG
- a CDS encoding ArsA family ATPase, whose translation MEVIFLAFKDYFKFNKDETTFMFIGGKGGVGKTSISSATALWLAEQGKKTLIVSTDPAHSLSDSLEVPIGHYPREIKTNLFAVEIDPDEAMAQKQAVLDAQKANSTSESLMGLDFLSDQMDIASSSPGADEAAAFEVFLSVMTSNEYDVVVFDTAPTGHTLRLLSFPDVMDSWVGKMMMIKAKLGSAANSLKNLIPFMDAADNPQTTEELKRTKEQIDEAKKVLSDPDRTTFKMVVIPEEMSIYESERALGALENYNITVDSVIVNQVMPDITDCDFCHSRHRLQQKRLALIDQKFPEQIIAQVPLFKDEIKGQEKLLNLAKILYEDQDNTEVKQEAIQL comes from the coding sequence ATGGAGGTAATTTTCTTGGCATTTAAAGATTATTTTAAATTTAACAAAGATGAAACAACTTTTATGTTTATTGGAGGAAAAGGAGGAGTTGGAAAAACTTCAATTTCTTCAGCAACAGCATTATGGCTTGCAGAACAAGGTAAAAAAACATTAATTGTATCAACTGATCCTGCACATTCTTTATCTGACTCTTTGGAAGTGCCGATTGGCCATTATCCTAGAGAAATTAAAACAAATTTATTTGCAGTTGAAATAGATCCTGATGAAGCTATGGCTCAAAAACAAGCAGTTCTTGATGCTCAAAAAGCTAATTCCACTTCAGAAAGTTTAATGGGTTTAGACTTCTTATCTGACCAAATGGATATTGCATCCTCTTCTCCTGGTGCTGATGAAGCTGCTGCTTTTGAAGTATTTTTATCTGTCATGACTTCAAATGAATATGATGTTGTAGTATTTGATACTGCACCAACAGGACATACCTTAAGATTATTGTCATTCCCTGATGTAATGGACTCATGGGTAGGTAAAATGATGATGATTAAAGCAAAATTAGGTTCTGCAGCTAATTCTTTAAAAAATCTCATTCCATTTATGGATGCTGCTGATAATCCTCAAACTACTGAAGAGCTAAAAAGAACTAAAGAGCAAATTGATGAAGCTAAAAAAGTTTTATCTGATCCTGACAGAACCACATTTAAAATGGTTGTAATTCCTGAAGAAATGTCTATCTATGAATCTGAAAGAGCATTAGGTGCTTTAGAAAATTATAACATCACTGTAGATAGTGTAATTGTAAATCAGGTAATGCCGGATATTACAGATTGTGATTTCTGCCACTCCAGACACAGATTGCAGCAAAAACGTTTAGCTTTAATTGATCAAAAATTCCCAGAACAAATTATAGCTCAAGTTCCTTTATTTAAAGATGAAATTAAAGGTCAGGAAAAGTTATTGAATTTAGCTAAAATTTTATACGAAGATCAGGATAATACAGAAGTTAAACAGGAAGCTATTCAGCTTTAA
- a CDS encoding adhesin yields MIRKINLISFIFLFIFLIGTVSATTIENETQTINSKLENTNEHQFQGTNNIEPQNEILSTPKAKTLTVINSPPVEMHYKDGSKLIATLTDNNNDMHHPISNAKVIININGANYTKITNSNGQVMLSLNLESGEYMAKVIFEGCDFYHPSTSTSKITIKPTINGDDLVKYHKNDTQYYVGFTDNKGTPLTNTEITFNINGVFYKKTTNTEGIAKLNINLDPGKYIITSYNPKTNEQCSNKVTVLATISCNYDLAKYYKNKKAYSVYLHNLDGSYARYSNVTFNINGVFYTKTSDNTGYASLNINLNPGHYIITAMYRNCFVSNSILVKPTIQTSDLEMNFKDGSAFKTFVTTNEGKPVGSGENVTFNINGVFYTKTTNLNSIASLNINLNPGKYIITTYYKNVQIGNKIIVHPENSTKISKNLNRDFTYEIAIPNYVNVTLPKVEAENNYTVKAGEKGIVKLPKKQIFEVSNGLKNYTLSNYKTDNKTSVLINDKYVFIPFDEIKIKTGKTTRIQKDSGLLIYSSENYTHIRYYNTADRDISQFGVTIDKEGKMAERISYIENGEIRASLLFNTTGFDEYGIRYNLALANGLNPETELNTNYIKLTNNQISPIKFTSTNETVTLNTAREKIVGYITDEKISTIFKTNNNLVEKTENITYGTHPKYNTNNNFEILQSYAIINSKITQTDVENLAFGLDYLTSYKLKHIQGMFLAGLNSAYLSDLYADKYAKNLSLNWQRTKTAVVLGGIDNDKLYLHMANPNMGMSATGKNTSKITEFNFMTSLFLSKIEQHVMNPIGIIYNNNITSSFDDVINALLKSEVSLVNRGDSIYVFCENGSKSVLIINTTTGICKTVLVDDGFAYKGATQKTEKGECTICIIPKLLEESLAKQLKNIRETIDNGIFQINKNIDNFMKNIHPATIIGYNIGALSLKILGGAVSGISTIVLFPATFAVAFQAVANKIRVTFADEKDTHYWYSHFTPSRPGYFQDTKLFLIPKGTPEVDYVEVHINPDNSLNRSQAKYISNGNVRKLTKEETYQYFDEEYWDPLNTPRKLGKY; encoded by the coding sequence ATGATTAGAAAAATAAACCTGATAAGTTTCATTTTCCTATTTATTTTTTTGATAGGCACTGTTTCTGCCACAACAATTGAAAATGAAACTCAAACAATAAATAGCAAATTAGAAAACACTAATGAACACCAATTTCAAGGAACAAATAATATAGAACCTCAAAATGAAATACTTTCCACACCCAAGGCTAAAACATTAACTGTAATTAATTCACCACCAGTTGAAATGCATTATAAAGATGGGAGTAAACTTATAGCAACATTAACCGACAATAATAACGATATGCACCACCCAATAAGTAATGCTAAAGTTATAATTAATATTAATGGAGCTAATTATACCAAAATTACCAATTCAAATGGTCAGGTTATGTTATCCCTAAATTTAGAATCCGGAGAGTATATGGCAAAAGTGATATTTGAAGGTTGTGATTTTTATCACCCATCAACTTCAACTTCCAAAATAACAATTAAACCTACAATAAATGGTGACGACCTTGTTAAATACCATAAAAATGATACACAGTACTATGTTGGATTTACTGACAATAAAGGAACACCACTAACCAACACTGAAATAACATTTAACATAAATGGAGTATTTTATAAAAAAACTACAAATACTGAAGGAATAGCTAAATTAAACATAAATTTAGACCCCGGAAAATATATTATAACTTCATATAATCCAAAAACTAATGAACAATGCTCCAATAAAGTAACAGTATTGGCAACAATTAGCTGTAACTACGATTTAGCTAAATACTACAAAAATAAAAAAGCATACTCTGTTTACTTACATAATTTAGACGGCAGCTATGCCAGATATTCAAATGTGACTTTTAATATAAACGGAGTATTCTATACTAAAACCTCAGATAATACAGGTTATGCATCATTAAACATTAATTTAAATCCCGGCCATTACATAATAACAGCAATGTACAGGAATTGTTTTGTTTCAAACAGCATACTTGTTAAACCTACAATTCAAACCAGTGATTTAGAAATGAATTTCAAAGATGGAAGTGCTTTTAAAACATTTGTAACAACCAACGAAGGAAAACCTGTAGGATCTGGAGAAAATGTTACATTTAATATAAATGGAGTGTTCTATACTAAAACTACAAATTTAAACAGTATTGCATCTCTAAATATTAACTTAAACCCTGGAAAATACATAATAACCACTTATTATAAGAATGTTCAAATTGGAAATAAAATAATTGTTCACCCTGAAAATTCAACAAAGATATCTAAAAACTTAAACAGAGATTTTACTTATGAAATAGCTATTCCCAATTATGTAAATGTAACCCTTCCTAAAGTAGAAGCTGAAAATAATTATACAGTTAAAGCTGGAGAAAAAGGAATTGTAAAATTACCAAAAAAACAAATTTTTGAAGTCAGTAACGGATTAAAAAATTACACACTTTCAAACTATAAAACAGACAATAAAACAAGTGTTTTAATTAATGACAAATATGTTTTCATACCGTTTGATGAAATTAAAATTAAAACAGGTAAAACAACTAGAATTCAAAAAGATAGTGGTCTTTTAATTTATTCCAGTGAAAATTACACACATATTCGTTATTATAATACTGCTGATAGAGACATCAGTCAATTTGGAGTTACAATAGATAAAGAGGGAAAAATGGCTGAGAGAATTAGTTACATTGAAAATGGTGAAATAAGAGCAAGTCTCCTATTTAACACTACTGGATTTGACGAATATGGAATCAGATATAATTTAGCACTAGCTAATGGTTTAAATCCCGAAACTGAATTAAATACTAATTATATAAAACTTACAAATAACCAAATAAGTCCAATAAAGTTCACCTCAACCAATGAAACCGTGACATTAAATACAGCTAGAGAAAAAATCGTTGGATACATAACTGATGAAAAAATCAGCACCATATTTAAAACTAACAATAATCTAGTTGAAAAAACAGAAAATATAACTTACGGAACTCATCCAAAGTATAATACAAACAATAACTTTGAAATACTTCAGTCATATGCTATTATTAACTCTAAAATTACCCAAACAGATGTAGAAAACTTAGCTTTTGGACTTGATTATTTAACAAGCTATAAATTGAAACATATCCAGGGAATGTTTTTAGCTGGTCTGAATTCTGCTTATTTAAGCGATTTGTATGCAGATAAATATGCTAAAAATTTATCTCTTAACTGGCAGAGAACAAAAACAGCAGTTGTTTTAGGCGGAATTGATAATGACAAACTTTATCTTCACATGGCTAATCCAAATATGGGAATGTCTGCAACTGGAAAAAATACAAGTAAAATAACTGAATTTAACTTTATGACCTCATTATTTTTATCAAAAATAGAACAGCATGTAATGAATCCAATTGGAATTATTTATAACAATAACATAACTAGCTCTTTTGATGATGTGATAAATGCTCTTTTAAAGTCAGAAGTCAGTCTTGTTAATCGCGGAGATTCAATATATGTATTTTGTGAAAATGGGAGCAAATCTGTACTTATCATAAACACAACAACAGGAATTTGCAAGACTGTTTTGGTTGATGATGGTTTTGCATATAAAGGAGCTACTCAAAAAACAGAAAAAGGAGAATGTACAATATGCATAATTCCTAAATTACTTGAAGAAAGTTTAGCTAAACAGTTGAAAAATATCCGGGAAACTATAGATAATGGAATATTCCAGATAAATAAAAATATTGATAATTTCATGAAAAATATCCATCCGGCAACCATAATTGGATACAATATCGGCGCTTTATCTCTAAAAATTCTTGGAGGAGCTGTTTCAGGAATTTCAACAATTGTATTATTCCCAGCTACCTTTGCTGTAGCATTTCAAGCAGTAGCTAATAAAATCAGAGTCACTTTTGCTGATGAAAAAGACACACATTACTGGTACAGTCATTTTACACCAAGCAGACCAGGTTATTTCCAGGATACCAAATTGTTTTTAATTCCTAAAGGAACCCCTGAAGTAGATTATGTTGAAGTACATATCAACCCAGATAATTCCTTAAACCGCAGCCAAGCGAAATATATAAGCAATGGAAATGTGAGAAAATTAACTAAAGAAGAGACCTACCAGTATTTTGATGAAGAATATTGGGATCCTCTCAACACTCCTAGAAAATTAGGAAAATATTAA
- a CDS encoding cobalt-precorrin-7 (C(5))-methyltransferase has translation MENKIYIIGIGPGSSEYLTKKAIDTVKSSDYTVGSTRAIDLFDDVNNKLAFNVKDLLDKLEKGVDLAIEGNTVSILSTGDPGFSGVLNTVLRIANDKNFPKEKIEVIPGISSLQLAAARNHIQWDNANVMTFHGRENIEDILKVINNGKTTIALPSKKVRDMAQFLLDNGVNENRQVVVCERLSYDDEKIVQSTLKDIASSEFTYMCIMIIY, from the coding sequence ATGGAAAATAAAATTTATATAATTGGAATCGGTCCAGGATCAAGTGAATATTTAACTAAAAAAGCTATAGACACCGTAAAAAGTAGCGATTACACTGTTGGAAGTACAAGAGCAATAGATTTATTTGATGATGTCAACAATAAACTTGCATTTAATGTGAAAGATTTACTAGATAAACTTGAAAAAGGAGTGGATTTGGCTATTGAAGGTAATACTGTATCAATATTATCCACTGGAGATCCGGGATTTTCAGGTGTTTTAAATACTGTTTTAAGAATAGCCAATGATAAAAATTTCCCGAAAGAAAAAATAGAAGTAATTCCAGGAATCAGCTCTCTTCAGTTAGCTGCTGCCCGTAACCACATTCAGTGGGATAATGCAAATGTTATGACTTTTCATGGCAGAGAAAACATTGAAGACATTTTAAAAGTTATAAACAACGGTAAAACAACAATAGCGCTTCCTTCTAAAAAAGTTAGAGACATGGCACAATTTCTATTAGATAACGGAGTAAATGAAAACCGCCAGGTAGTTGTCTGTGAACGTTTAAGTTACGATGATGAAAAAATTGTTCAATCTACATTAAAAGATATTGCAAGTAGTGAATTTACTTACATGTGTATTATGATAATCTATTAG